One genomic window of Struthio camelus isolate bStrCam1 chromosome 1, bStrCam1.hap1, whole genome shotgun sequence includes the following:
- the SH3BP1 gene encoding SH3 domain-binding protein 1 produces MMKRQFHRMRQQLSHPSLTSRAQEATELLTEDLLQIEQRIEPAKRAAHSVSKRLQACLQGQCGSEMDKRVKKLPLMALSMTMAESFKELDTESSLGRALEMGCCIQSSLAKILAEFEITLERDVLQPLNKLSEEELPIILKRKKTLQKLISDWNTIKSRLNQAAKSSSNSTSTGTGPGASSAANKLENLKEEEEEVKRKVEQCRDEYMADLYHFSTKEDSYASYFIRLMEIQAQYHRQSLGSLDSALAELKEAHSQTEPSFTANTPVAGYYGVSLETHLKSLGREIALPIEACVMMLLASGMREEGLFRLAAGASVLRKLKSSLASGSNALEEFYADPHAVAGALKSYLRELPQPLMTFELYDEWVKVASFKDLDGRVQSLQDTCSRLPQENYNNLRYLIKFLAKLAEHQEVNKMTPSNIAIVLGPNLLWAQQSTEDPVQLDLASVCSIQVVSIVEALIQNADTLFPGEIDFNVSGMFTPPANAVLIKASPVEEPSPESPPASTPALPAEEVTKDPKASSQPASPTVTRSSPEAAGPLAPTPASDTARKGKRPAPARPTVPPPPVAQPRSSAPAPVAPEHATGPKALPRRMTGGLSRAPSVPPPQPPQPARRQSRNGPQAPRPPTSEVDTISDTETATDCALGAADEGQPLSPGGRSPPAASQPAGQASEND; encoded by the exons ATGATGAAGAGGCAGTTTCATCGGATGCGGCAGCAGCTGTCCCATCCCAGCCTCACCAGCCG agccCAAGAAGCAACCGAGCTCCTGACAGAAGATTTGCTGCAG ATCGAGCAGAGGATTGAGCCTGCCAAGCGAGCAGCTCACAGTGTGTCCAAGAGGCTCCAGGCCTGTCTGCAGGGACAGTGTGGGTCGGAGATGGACAAGCGAGTG AAGAAGCTGCCCTTGATGGCTCTGTCCATGACAATGGCTGAGAGTTTCAAGGAACTGGACACGGAGTCCAGCCTTGG GAGAGCCCTGGAGATGGGTTGTTGCATACAGAGCTCACTGGCCAAAATCCTAGCTGAGTTTGAGATCACCCTGGAGCGTGACGTCCTGCAGCCACTGAACAAGCTCAGCGAG GAAGAGCTTCCCATCATCCTGAAGCGCAAGAAGACACTGCAAAAGCTGATCTCTGACTGGAACACCATCAAGAGCAG GCTGAACCAAGCTGCCAAAAGCTCCAGCAACAGCACAAGCACTGGCACCGGCCCTGGGGCTTCTTCTGCTGCCAACAAACTGGAGAActtgaaggaagaggaggaggaggtgaagaGGAAGGTGGAGCAGTGCAGG GACGAGTACATGGCTGACCTCTACCACTTCTCCACTAAAGAGGACAGCTATGCCAGCTACTTTATCAGA CTGATGGAAATCCAAGCCCAATACCACCGGCAGTCCCTGGGATCTCTGGACTCTGCTCTGGCAGAGTTGAAGGAAGCCCACAGCCAGACAG AGCCCTCCTTCACTGCAAACACCCCAGTTGCAGGGTATTACGGCGTGTCCCTAGAGACACACCTCAAGAGCTTGGGCCGGGAGATTGCGCTCCCCATCGAGGCCTGCGTCATGATGTTGCTGGCCTCAGGCATGAGGGAGGAG GGACTCTTCCGGCTGGCGGCGGGTGCctcagtgctgaggaagctgaagAGCAGCTTGGCCAGTGGCTCCAATGCCCTGGAGGAGTTCTACGCGGATCCCCACGCCGTAGCCG gtGCGCTGAAATCCTACCTGCGGGAGCTGCCCCAGCCTCTGATGACCTTCGAGCTCTACGATGAATGGGTCAAAGTGGCCAG CTTCAAGGACCTTGATGGCCGAGTACAGAGTCTCCAAGACACCTGCAGCCGCCTGCCCCAGGAGAACTACAATAATTTGAG GTATCTGATCAAGTTTTTAGCCAAGCTGGCTGAACACCAGGAGGTGAATAAAATGACACCCAGCAACATTGCCATTGTGCTGGGCCCCAAcctgctctgggcacagcagagcACAGA AGACCCCGTGCAACTGGACTTGGCCTCTGTCTGCTCCATCCAGGTGGTGAGCATTGTGGAAGCCCTCATCCAAAACGCGGACACCCTCTTCCCTGGAG AGATAGATTTCAACGTCTCGGGCATGTTCACACCGCCTGCGAATGCTGTACTTATCAAGGCCAGCCCGGTAGAGGAGCCATCTCCCGAGTCCCCTCCAGCCAGCACCCCTGCTCTCCCAGCTGAAGAAGT CACAAAGGACCCCAAGGCGAGTTCTCAGCCAGCTTCCCCAACGGTGACCAGATCTTCTCCTGAAGCTGCAGGGCCACTGGCTCCGACACCAGCCAGTGACACCGCCCGCAAAG GTAagcgcccggccccagcccggcccacaGTGCCACCACCGCCCGTGGCCCAGCCCCGCAGCTCAGCTCCTGCCCCTGTGGCCCCCGAGCACGCAACTGGCCCCAAAGCCCTGCCACGACGGATGACTGGGGGCCTCAGCCGAGCCCCATCTGTCCCCCCACCGCAGCCCCCGCAGCCAGCGCGCCGCCAGAGCCGTAATGGCCCCCAGGCCCCCAGGCCTCCCACCAGCGAAGTCGACACCATCTCTGACACGGAAACCGCCACGGACTGTGCCCTGGGAGCTGCCGACGAGGGGCAACCACTGTCTCCAGGAGGAAGGAGTCCTCCAGCGGCGTCTCAGCCAGCAGGCCAGGCCTCAGAGAACGACTGA